The Pleuronectes platessa chromosome 13, fPlePla1.1, whole genome shotgun sequence genome includes a window with the following:
- the guk1a gene encoding guanylate kinase isoform X2 — translation MYMRFFSRLLTAMAGPRPVVFSGPSGAGKSTLLKKLMKEYDSVFGFSVSHTTRKPRPGEKNGKDYHYVTREVMQASIDKGDFMENAEFSGNMYGTSKAAVQDVQAKNLICILDLDMQGVRNIKGTDLNPMYISIQPPSMAVLEKRLRDRKTESEESLQKRLDAAEKDMELGKEPGLFDVIIINDNLEDAYGHLKQALLEEINKVKKISMSS, via the exons ATGTACATGAGGTTTTTCTCCAGGTTGCTCACAG cTATGGCTGGACCCAGGCCCGTGGTGTTCAGCGGCCCGTCAGGAGCAGGGAAGAGCACCCTGCTGAAGAAGCTCATGAAGGAATATGACAGCGTCTTTGGCTTCAGCGTATCGC ATACAACTCGAAAACCTCGACCTGGAGAAAAAAATGGCAAAG ATTACCATTATGTCACTCGGGAGGTAATGCAGGCGAGCATCGACAAAGGCGATTTCATGGAGAACGCAGAGTTTTCCGGCAACATGTACGGGACGAGTAAAGCGGCTGTGCAGGACGTCCAGGCCAAGAACCTCATCTGTATACTTGACTTAGACATGCAGGGCGTGAGGAACATTAAAGGCACAGACCTGAATCCCATGTACATCTCCATCCAGCCCCCATCCATGGCAGTCTTG GAAAAACGTTTAAGAGACAGGAAAACCGAGTCAGAGGAGAGCCTCCAGAAGCGTCTGGATGCAGCCGAGAAGGATATGGAGTTGG GTAAAGAACCTGGTTTGTTTGATGTGATAATTATCAACGATAACTTGGAGGATGCTTACGGACATCTAAAACAGGCTCTTCTCGAG GAAATTAATAAGGTGAAGAAGATCAGCATGTCCTCGTAG
- the guk1a gene encoding guanylate kinase isoform X1 — protein sequence MAGPRPVVFSGPSGAGKSTLLKKLMKEYDSVFGFSVSHTTRKPRPGEKNGKDYHYVTREVMQASIDKGDFMENAEFSGNMYGTSKAAVQDVQAKNLICILDLDMQGVRNIKGTDLNPMYISIQPPSMAVLEKRLRDRKTESEESLQKRLDAAEKDMELGKEPGLFDVIIINDNLEDAYGHLKQALLEEINKVKKISMSS from the exons ATGGCTGGACCCAGGCCCGTGGTGTTCAGCGGCCCGTCAGGAGCAGGGAAGAGCACCCTGCTGAAGAAGCTCATGAAGGAATATGACAGCGTCTTTGGCTTCAGCGTATCGC ATACAACTCGAAAACCTCGACCTGGAGAAAAAAATGGCAAAG ATTACCATTATGTCACTCGGGAGGTAATGCAGGCGAGCATCGACAAAGGCGATTTCATGGAGAACGCAGAGTTTTCCGGCAACATGTACGGGACGAGTAAAGCGGCTGTGCAGGACGTCCAGGCCAAGAACCTCATCTGTATACTTGACTTAGACATGCAGGGCGTGAGGAACATTAAAGGCACAGACCTGAATCCCATGTACATCTCCATCCAGCCCCCATCCATGGCAGTCTTG GAAAAACGTTTAAGAGACAGGAAAACCGAGTCAGAGGAGAGCCTCCAGAAGCGTCTGGATGCAGCCGAGAAGGATATGGAGTTGG GTAAAGAACCTGGTTTGTTTGATGTGATAATTATCAACGATAACTTGGAGGATGCTTACGGACATCTAAAACAGGCTCTTCTCGAG GAAATTAATAAGGTGAAGAAGATCAGCATGTCCTCGTAG